A genomic stretch from Caballeronia sp. LZ062 includes:
- the pcaG gene encoding protocatechuate 3,4-dioxygenase subunit alpha produces MTTLKQTPSQTVGPYFAYGLVPEQYNFDLKSLFTASAADREVPGEHIAVVGNVFDAEGKPIGDALIEVAQADANGRYVQSAEEARESGFRGFARVGTGTDPKLRFIVDTVKPGATADDSAPHLDVILLMRGMLLHSYTRIYFDDETEANAKDTVLQSVPAERRHTLIAKREPGTSSTIYRFDMHLRGPNETVFFDL; encoded by the coding sequence ATGACGACCCTCAAGCAAACACCTTCGCAGACCGTCGGACCGTATTTCGCATACGGCCTCGTGCCGGAACAGTACAACTTCGACCTGAAGAGCCTTTTCACGGCATCGGCGGCGGACCGCGAAGTGCCGGGCGAGCACATCGCCGTCGTCGGCAACGTGTTCGATGCAGAAGGCAAGCCCATCGGCGATGCGCTCATCGAAGTCGCGCAGGCCGATGCGAACGGCCGCTACGTGCAAAGCGCGGAAGAAGCGCGCGAATCGGGCTTTCGCGGCTTTGCGCGCGTCGGCACGGGCACGGACCCGAAGCTGCGCTTTATCGTGGATACCGTGAAGCCGGGCGCAACCGCCGACGATTCCGCGCCGCATCTCGACGTGATCCTGCTGATGCGCGGCATGCTGCTGCATTCGTACACGCGCATTTACTTCGACGATGAAACCGAAGCAAACGCGAAGGACACCGTGCTGCAAAGCGTGCCGGCCGAGCGCCGCCACACGCTGATCGCGAAGCGCGAGCCGGGCACGTCCTCGACCATTTACCGTTTCGACATGCATCTGCGCGGACCGAACGAAACCGTGTTCTTCGACCTGTAA
- a CDS encoding DUF2288 domain-containing protein, with translation MTDAANPSPLYVKLLAETAQIGWSELERFFAKGVLIWVKRDLDLVSVAEAVASDDTKQVTQWLSAGLVERVQAETAADLAARDPELWAVVVSPWVCVQERGD, from the coding sequence ATGACCGACGCCGCCAATCCCAGCCCGCTGTACGTGAAGCTCCTCGCCGAAACCGCGCAGATCGGCTGGTCGGAACTCGAACGCTTCTTCGCGAAGGGCGTGCTGATCTGGGTGAAGCGCGACCTGGATCTGGTGAGTGTCGCGGAAGCCGTTGCGAGCGACGACACGAAGCAGGTCACGCAATGGCTATCGGCCGGACTTGTGGAGCGCGTGCAAGCCGAAACAGCCGCCGACCTCGCCGCCCGCGATCCTGAGTTGTGGGCCGTGGTCGTCTCGCCGTGGGTGTGCGTGCAGGAACGCGGCGACTGA
- a CDS encoding isovaleryl-CoA dehydrogenase — protein MSTVPGLNFALGEDIDMLRDTLVNFAAKEIAPRAAEIDRTDQFPMDLWKKFGDLGVLGMTVSEEYGGANMGYTAHMVAMEEISRASASVGLSYGAHSNLCVNQIHRNGTEAQKRKYLPKLVSGEHVGALAMSEPNAGSDVVSMKLRGDEKGDHYVLNGTKMWITNGPDCDTLVVYAKTDIEAGAKGITAFIVEKGMKGFSVAQKLDKLGMRGSHTGELVFENVEVPKENILGALNGGVKVLMSGLDYERAVLAGGPTGIMLACMDAVVPYIHDRKQFGQAIGEFQLIQGKVADLYTTLQACRAYLYAVGRQLDTLGSGHVRDVRKDCAGVILYTAEKATWMAGEAIQILGGNGYINEYPVGRLWRDAKLYEIGAGTSEIRRMLIGRELFAETA, from the coding sequence ATGAGCACCGTGCCGGGCCTGAACTTCGCGCTGGGCGAAGACATCGACATGTTGCGCGATACGCTCGTCAACTTCGCAGCGAAGGAAATCGCGCCGCGCGCTGCGGAAATCGACCGCACCGACCAGTTCCCGATGGACCTTTGGAAGAAATTCGGCGATCTCGGCGTGCTCGGAATGACGGTCTCCGAGGAATACGGCGGCGCGAACATGGGCTATACGGCGCACATGGTCGCGATGGAGGAAATATCGCGCGCGTCGGCGTCGGTCGGGCTGTCGTATGGCGCGCATTCGAATCTGTGCGTGAACCAGATTCATCGCAACGGCACGGAAGCGCAGAAGCGCAAGTATCTGCCGAAGCTCGTATCCGGCGAACATGTAGGTGCTTTGGCGATGAGCGAGCCGAACGCCGGGTCGGATGTGGTCAGCATGAAGCTGCGCGGCGACGAAAAGGGCGATCACTACGTGCTCAACGGCACGAAAATGTGGATCACCAACGGCCCGGACTGCGACACGCTCGTCGTCTATGCGAAGACGGATATCGAAGCGGGCGCGAAGGGCATTACGGCGTTCATCGTCGAGAAGGGCATGAAGGGCTTTTCCGTCGCGCAGAAGCTGGACAAGCTCGGGATGCGCGGCTCGCACACGGGCGAGCTCGTCTTCGAGAACGTCGAAGTTCCGAAGGAAAACATTCTCGGCGCGTTGAACGGCGGCGTGAAGGTGCTGATGAGCGGTCTCGACTATGAACGCGCCGTGCTCGCGGGCGGTCCCACGGGCATCATGCTCGCGTGCATGGATGCGGTCGTGCCGTATATCCACGATCGCAAGCAGTTCGGGCAGGCCATCGGCGAATTTCAGTTGATTCAGGGCAAAGTCGCGGATCTTTATACGACGCTGCAAGCGTGCCGCGCGTATTTGTATGCCGTGGGACGTCAGCTCGATACGCTCGGCTCGGGACACGTGCGCGACGTGCGCAAGGACTGCGCGGGCGTCATTCTCTATACCGCCGAGAAGGCGACGTGGATGGCCGGCGAAGCAATCCAGATTCTCGGCGGCAACGGCTATATCAACGAGTATCCGGTCGGGCGTCTCTGGCGCGATGCGAAGCTCTATGAAATCGGCGCGGGCACGAGCGAGATCCGCCGTATGCTGATCGGGCGCGAACTGTTCGCAGAGACGGCATAA
- a CDS encoding ferritin-like domain-containing protein, giving the protein MSDTLSPVEADHAMRNWTYRPEGRIRIGSEMHKRMFCEMLLTTHNPYKPAVIEWPKLDAAALRRVTSLPIWDIAVQTEGRASIRVATYAASVADPLLNEALRMNGGEEARHKLVLSKLVEAYGIELAPEPPYPAPDDALRAWMLTGYSECIDSFFAFGLFEAARQSGYFPEALVETFEPVIQEEARHILFFANWVAWYRRSLPWYRKPGFLLKTAGVWLSLIRDRISLARGFDKSGAAQDANFPANVGDSVAGEVSVGALIDLCLVENERRMAGYDARLLRPTTVPMLARVARRFVK; this is encoded by the coding sequence ATGTCCGACACGCTCAGTCCAGTCGAAGCAGATCATGCGATGCGCAACTGGACCTATCGACCCGAAGGCCGGATTCGGATCGGCTCCGAGATGCACAAGCGCATGTTCTGCGAGATGCTGCTGACGACGCACAATCCTTATAAGCCTGCCGTCATCGAGTGGCCGAAGCTGGACGCGGCGGCGCTGAGGCGCGTGACGTCGCTGCCGATCTGGGATATCGCGGTGCAGACGGAAGGGCGCGCGTCGATTCGCGTGGCGACGTATGCGGCGAGCGTGGCCGACCCGTTGCTCAACGAAGCGTTGCGCATGAACGGCGGCGAGGAGGCGCGGCACAAGCTCGTGTTGTCGAAGCTCGTCGAGGCGTATGGCATCGAACTCGCGCCCGAGCCGCCGTATCCCGCTCCCGATGATGCGCTGCGCGCGTGGATGCTTACGGGTTACAGCGAGTGCATCGACAGTTTCTTCGCGTTCGGGCTTTTCGAGGCGGCGCGTCAGTCGGGCTATTTTCCGGAGGCGCTTGTCGAGACCTTCGAGCCGGTGATCCAGGAAGAAGCGCGGCACATTCTGTTCTTCGCGAACTGGGTGGCGTGGTATCGGCGCAGCTTGCCGTGGTATCGCAAGCCGGGTTTTCTGCTGAAGACGGCGGGCGTGTGGCTTTCGCTGATCCGGGATCGCATATCGCTCGCGCGTGGTTTCGATAAGAGCGGCGCGGCGCAGGACGCGAATTTCCCCGCGAATGTCGGCGATTCGGTGGCGGGTGAAGTGTCGGTGGGCGCGTTGATCGACTTGTGTCTGGTCGAGAACGAGCGCCGCATGGCGGGCTACGACGCGCGGTTGCTGCGGCCGACCACCGTGCCGATGCTCGCGCGGGTCGCGCGGCGGTTCGTCAAGTAG
- a CDS encoding MFS transporter, protein MATSPAGNSRRASADAAPPALTAGLISARLDRLPATRTVWTLVVLLSLGFFFELYDLLYSGYVAPGLVRSGILTPATNGFFGMTGVASFIASLFAGLFIGTVACGWLADRFGRRAVFTYSLLWYTAANVVMAFQETATGLNFWRFLAGVGIGVELVTIGTYISELAPKHIRGRAFACEQAVGFMAVPVVAFLAYLLVPRAPFGIDGWRWVVVIGAHGALFVWWIRRRLPESPRWLAQKGRLEEADRVMSALEAQVQREYGKPLPPPAAPEPVLDAEDARGGAFARMWRAPYGKRAAMMIIFNVFQTVGFYGFANWVPTLLIKQGITVTSSLMYSSIIAIAAPIGPMIGLAIADKIERKTAIVAMAAANIVCGLLFSQSSNAAFLIAMGVGLTLSSNIMSYSFHAYQAELFPTSIRARAVGFVYSWSRFSAIFTSFIIAGVLKGFGTTGVFVFIAGAMLIVMAAIGSLGPRTRDMALEKISH, encoded by the coding sequence TTCTGCTGAGCCTCGGCTTCTTCTTCGAACTGTACGATCTGCTGTACTCGGGCTACGTCGCGCCCGGCCTCGTGAGAAGCGGCATCCTGACGCCCGCGACGAACGGATTCTTCGGCATGACGGGCGTGGCGAGCTTCATCGCTTCGCTGTTCGCGGGGCTTTTTATCGGCACGGTCGCGTGCGGCTGGCTTGCCGACCGCTTCGGCCGTCGCGCCGTGTTCACGTATTCGCTGCTGTGGTACACGGCGGCCAACGTCGTCATGGCGTTTCAGGAGACCGCCACGGGGCTCAACTTCTGGCGCTTTCTGGCGGGCGTGGGTATCGGCGTGGAACTGGTGACCATCGGCACGTATATCTCGGAACTCGCGCCTAAGCATATCCGCGGCCGCGCTTTCGCGTGCGAGCAGGCGGTGGGCTTCATGGCGGTGCCCGTCGTCGCGTTTCTCGCGTATCTGCTCGTGCCGCGCGCGCCCTTCGGCATCGACGGCTGGCGCTGGGTCGTCGTGATCGGCGCGCATGGCGCGCTCTTCGTCTGGTGGATTCGCCGGCGCTTGCCCGAAAGCCCGCGCTGGCTCGCGCAAAAAGGGCGGCTGGAAGAAGCCGACCGCGTGATGTCCGCGCTCGAAGCGCAGGTGCAGCGCGAATACGGCAAGCCGTTGCCGCCGCCCGCCGCGCCCGAGCCGGTGCTGGATGCCGAAGACGCACGAGGCGGCGCGTTCGCCCGCATGTGGCGCGCGCCCTACGGCAAGCGCGCCGCCATGATGATCATCTTCAACGTGTTTCAGACGGTCGGTTTCTACGGCTTCGCGAACTGGGTGCCGACGCTTCTGATCAAGCAGGGCATCACGGTGACGTCGAGCCTGATGTATTCGAGCATCATCGCCATCGCGGCGCCCATCGGCCCGATGATCGGCCTCGCGATTGCCGACAAGATCGAACGCAAGACGGCCATCGTCGCGATGGCGGCGGCCAATATCGTGTGCGGGCTGCTCTTTAGCCAGTCGTCGAATGCGGCGTTTCTGATTGCAATGGGCGTCGGGCTCACGCTGTCGTCGAACATCATGTCGTACAGTTTCCACGCCTATCAGGCCGAGCTTTTCCCGACGAGCATCCGCGCGCGCGCCGTCGGCTTCGTGTATTCGTGGAGCCGGTTCTCGGCGATCTTCACGTCGTTCATCATCGCGGGCGTGCTGAAGGGCTTCGGCACCACGGGCGTGTTCGTGTTCATCGCGGGCGCCATGCTGATCGTAATGGCGGCAATCGGATCGTTGGGGCCGAGAACGCGCGACATGGCGCTCGAAAAGATCTCGCACTGA
- a CDS encoding OmpA family protein → MVGKGLLAVGACTSLVLLTGCGTKLDRSTEERLNAQYGIAMQQVNGGVEMRLPEVALFDVDEAEIRRGSLPALDRAATVLKRSMRPVLIEGHTDNDGTLAYNRTLSQARAEAVARALIARGVPAERLTTKGVAYLRPIASNDTPQGRAMNRRVEILVRAESEETLLGRPPKKKR, encoded by the coding sequence ATGGTCGGCAAAGGCTTACTGGCGGTTGGAGCATGTACCTCGCTCGTGCTGTTGACGGGCTGCGGCACCAAGCTGGACCGCTCGACGGAAGAGCGGCTGAATGCGCAATACGGCATCGCCATGCAGCAGGTCAACGGCGGCGTCGAGATGCGGCTCCCGGAAGTCGCGCTTTTCGATGTGGACGAAGCGGAGATTCGCCGCGGCAGTCTGCCGGCGCTGGACCGCGCGGCAACGGTGCTCAAGCGCAGCATGCGGCCCGTGCTGATCGAAGGTCACACCGATAACGACGGCACGCTCGCCTACAACAGGACGCTTTCTCAGGCGCGCGCCGAAGCAGTCGCGCGCGCGCTGATCGCCCGCGGCGTGCCGGCCGAGCGCCTCACGACGAAGGGCGTGGCGTATCTGCGGCCCATCGCCAGCAACGACACGCCGCAAGGCCGCGCGATGAACCGGCGCGTCGAGATCCTCGTGCGGGCGGAGAGCGAAGAAACGCTGCTCGGCCGCCCGCCGAAGAAGAAGCGCTAG
- a CDS encoding carboxyl transferase domain-containing protein has translation MTIIESKLNPRSEEFRTNAVALEALVADLKEKVAKIAEGGGQAARDRHLSRNKLLPRDRIAQLLDPGTPFLELSQLAAYGMYNDEAPGAGIITGIGRIAGQECVIVCNDATVKGGTYYPVTVKKHLRAQEIAEQNRLPCVYLVDSGGANLPNQDDVFPDRDHFGRIFYNQANMSAQGIAQIAVVMGSCTAGGAYVPAMSDESIIVKDQGTIFLGGPPLVKAATGEEVSAEDLGGGDVHTRLSGVVDHLAQNDAHALGIARSIVGNLNRVKAPTLALKEPLPPRYEPESLYGVIPVDTRKPFDVREVIARVVDDSAFDEFKARYGTTLVCGFAHIWGHPVGIVANNGILFSESALKGAHFIELCCQRKIPLVFLQNITGFMVGRKYENEGIARNGAKMVTAVATAKVPKFTVIIGGSFGAGNYGMCGRAYSPRFLWMWPNARISVMGGEQAASVLATVRRDGIEKKGGTWSKEDEEAFKAPIREQYEVQGHPYYASARLWDDGVIDPAQTRDVLGLGLAATMNAPIEDTRFGVFRM, from the coding sequence ATGACCATCATCGAATCGAAGCTGAATCCGCGCAGCGAGGAGTTTCGCACCAATGCTGTCGCGCTCGAAGCACTCGTCGCGGACCTGAAAGAGAAGGTCGCGAAGATTGCGGAAGGCGGCGGGCAGGCGGCGCGCGACCGTCATTTGTCGCGCAACAAGCTGCTGCCGCGCGATCGCATCGCGCAGTTGCTCGATCCCGGCACGCCGTTTCTCGAACTCTCGCAGCTTGCAGCGTACGGCATGTACAACGATGAAGCGCCGGGCGCGGGCATCATTACAGGCATCGGGCGCATTGCGGGGCAGGAGTGCGTGATCGTCTGCAACGACGCGACCGTGAAAGGCGGCACGTACTATCCGGTCACGGTGAAGAAGCACCTGCGCGCGCAGGAAATCGCCGAGCAGAATCGCTTGCCGTGCGTGTATCTCGTCGATTCGGGCGGCGCGAACTTGCCGAATCAGGACGACGTCTTTCCTGATCGCGATCACTTCGGCCGCATCTTCTATAACCAGGCGAACATGTCGGCGCAGGGCATCGCGCAGATCGCAGTGGTGATGGGATCGTGTACGGCGGGCGGCGCATATGTGCCCGCGATGAGCGACGAATCGATCATCGTGAAAGATCAGGGCACGATTTTTCTGGGCGGACCGCCGCTCGTGAAAGCGGCGACTGGCGAGGAAGTGAGCGCGGAAGACCTGGGCGGCGGCGATGTTCACACGCGGCTTTCGGGCGTTGTCGATCATCTCGCGCAAAACGACGCGCACGCGCTCGGCATCGCGCGCAGCATCGTCGGCAATCTCAATCGCGTGAAAGCGCCGACGCTCGCGCTCAAGGAACCGTTGCCGCCGCGTTACGAGCCGGAGAGTCTCTACGGCGTGATTCCCGTCGATACCCGCAAGCCCTTCGATGTGCGCGAAGTGATCGCGCGCGTCGTCGACGATTCCGCTTTCGATGAGTTCAAGGCGCGCTACGGCACCACGCTCGTCTGCGGCTTCGCGCATATCTGGGGGCATCCGGTCGGCATCGTCGCGAACAACGGCATTCTGTTTTCCGAGTCCGCGTTGAAGGGCGCGCATTTCATCGAACTGTGCTGCCAGCGCAAGATTCCGCTCGTGTTCTTGCAGAACATCACGGGCTTCATGGTTGGCCGCAAGTACGAGAACGAAGGCATTGCGCGTAACGGGGCGAAGATGGTCACGGCGGTGGCAACGGCGAAAGTGCCGAAGTTCACGGTGATCATCGGCGGCTCGTTCGGCGCGGGCAATTACGGAATGTGCGGCCGCGCATATTCGCCGCGTTTCCTGTGGATGTGGCCGAACGCGCGCATCTCGGTGATGGGCGGCGAGCAGGCCGCGTCCGTGCTCGCGACCGTGCGGCGCGACGGCATAGAGAAGAAGGGCGGCACGTGGTCGAAGGAAGATGAAGAAGCGTTCAAGGCGCCGATTCGCGAGCAGTACGAGGTGCAAGGGCATCCGTACTATGCGAGCGCGCGCTTGTGGGACGACGGTGTGATCGATCCGGCGCAGACGCGCGACGTGCTCGGCCTGGGACTCGCCGCGACGATGAACGCGCCTATCGAAGACACGCGCTTCGGCGTGTTCCGCATGTAA
- a CDS encoding acetyl/propionyl/methylcrotonyl-CoA carboxylase subunit alpha, producing the protein MFNKILIANRGEIACRVAATAKRLNVASVAVYSDADAEAKHVDVCDEAVHVGGSAASESYLLIERIVDAAKATGAQAVHPGYGFLSENEAFANACEQAGIVFIGPPVEAIRAMGSKAAAKALMQSASVPLVPGYHGDDQDAALLQREADRIGYPVLLKASAGGGGKGMRVVERSEDFMQALASCKREAASSFGNDRVLIEKYLLRPRHVEVQVFADTHGNAVYLFDRDCSVQRRHQKVLEEAPAPGLSDETRRAMGEAAVAAARAVNYVGAGTVEFIMTQDGQFYFMEMNTRLQVEHPVTEMVTGLDLVEWQLRVAAGEPLPLKQDELRVNGHAIEARIYAENPSRGFLPSTGTLKHLALPEAVEFALDGNVRIDSGVREGDAITPFYDPMIAKLIVHGRDRRDALARMARALAQCEIVGLHTNVEFLQRIVRSEPFSQGELDTGLIERHRDALFAPPPVSRGKALALACAALLTREGGEAHGHSPWDALSHWRMAGGYSQDLNWRAVDTDEALKVVFTKDREKRLQWDEKTARFDWSHQGETSFTVQLDDALIKGHVFTDGDAFHVFYEGAAFAFEWQNLMAHAGDAEHEGRLTAPMPGKVIAVLVEAGASVEKGAPLIVMEAMKMEHTIVAPTAGKIGEILFDVGDQVADGSQLLVLEAQPA; encoded by the coding sequence ATGTTCAACAAGATACTGATTGCGAACCGCGGCGAAATTGCATGCCGCGTGGCGGCGACGGCGAAGCGCCTGAACGTGGCGAGCGTCGCCGTGTATTCGGACGCGGACGCGGAAGCCAAGCACGTCGATGTCTGCGACGAAGCGGTGCATGTCGGCGGATCGGCTGCGTCGGAGAGCTATTTGCTCATCGAGCGTATTGTCGATGCCGCGAAGGCGACCGGCGCGCAGGCCGTTCATCCCGGCTATGGTTTTCTTTCGGAGAACGAAGCATTCGCCAATGCGTGCGAACAGGCGGGCATCGTATTCATCGGACCGCCGGTAGAAGCGATCCGCGCAATGGGTTCGAAAGCCGCCGCGAAGGCGCTGATGCAGTCCGCATCTGTCCCGCTGGTGCCCGGTTATCACGGCGACGATCAGGACGCGGCACTGCTGCAACGCGAAGCGGACCGCATCGGCTATCCGGTGCTGCTGAAGGCGAGCGCGGGCGGCGGCGGCAAGGGCATGCGCGTGGTCGAGCGCAGCGAGGACTTCATGCAGGCGCTCGCGTCGTGCAAGCGCGAGGCGGCGTCGAGCTTCGGCAACGACCGCGTGTTGATCGAGAAGTATCTGCTGCGTCCACGACATGTCGAAGTGCAGGTCTTCGCGGACACGCACGGCAACGCGGTGTATCTCTTCGATCGCGATTGTTCCGTGCAGCGGCGTCATCAAAAAGTGCTGGAAGAAGCGCCCGCGCCCGGCCTCTCCGATGAAACGCGCCGCGCGATGGGCGAAGCTGCCGTTGCGGCTGCGCGCGCCGTGAATTACGTCGGCGCGGGCACGGTCGAGTTCATCATGACGCAGGACGGCCAGTTCTACTTCATGGAGATGAACACGCGGCTTCAGGTCGAGCATCCGGTGACGGAGATGGTGACGGGGCTCGATCTCGTCGAATGGCAATTGCGCGTGGCGGCGGGCGAGCCGCTACCGCTCAAGCAGGACGAGTTGCGCGTGAACGGCCACGCGATCGAAGCGCGCATCTATGCCGAAAATCCGTCGCGCGGTTTCTTGCCATCGACGGGCACGCTCAAGCATCTGGCGCTGCCCGAAGCAGTCGAATTCGCGCTCGATGGCAACGTGCGCATCGACAGCGGCGTGCGCGAAGGCGACGCGATCACGCCGTTCTACGATCCGATGATCGCGAAGCTGATCGTGCATGGCCGCGACCGCCGCGATGCGCTGGCTCGCATGGCGCGCGCGCTCGCGCAGTGCGAGATCGTCGGCTTGCACACGAACGTTGAGTTTTTGCAACGCATCGTGCGAAGCGAGCCGTTCTCGCAAGGCGAACTGGATACGGGCCTCATCGAGCGTCATCGCGATGCGCTGTTTGCGCCGCCGCCGGTGTCGCGCGGCAAGGCGCTCGCGCTCGCGTGCGCCGCGCTGCTCACGCGGGAAGGCGGCGAAGCGCACGGCCATTCACCGTGGGATGCGCTTTCGCACTGGCGCATGGCCGGCGGCTACAGTCAGGATTTGAATTGGCGCGCAGTGGACACGGACGAGGCGCTCAAAGTTGTCTTCACAAAGGATCGTGAAAAGCGCCTGCAATGGGACGAGAAGACCGCGCGCTTCGACTGGTCGCATCAAGGAGAAACGTCGTTTACGGTTCAACTCGACGATGCGCTCATCAAAGGCCACGTCTTCACGGACGGCGACGCGTTCCACGTCTTTTACGAAGGCGCGGCGTTCGCTTTCGAGTGGCAGAACCTGATGGCGCACGCTGGCGACGCTGAACACGAAGGGCGTTTGACCGCGCCGATGCCGGGCAAGGTCATCGCGGTGTTGGTGGAAGCGGGCGCGTCGGTGGAGAAAGGCGCGCCGCTGATCGTGATGGAAGCGATGAAGATGGAACACACCATCGTCGCGCCGACGGCGGGCAAAATCGGCGAGATTCTCTTCGATGTCGGCGATCAGGTCGCCGATGGTTCCCAACTGCTGGTGCTCGAAGCGCAGCCGGCCTAG
- a CDS encoding AI-2E family transporter: protein MAISSRTENTPNAAEAADRTRRMQRAASAVLYTVLVVIALYTARTFIPAVVWAIVIAIALWPAFGWLEQRPVFRQRHTLLAVLLTLAVGLLFVVPFAVVAAQTADEAHDLLQWFHDVLRTGIPMPAFVQWLPTGAQQVAHWWQANLATPLESSPAVKNLHSATFVAMTRHFGSRVVHVLVLFGFMLMTLFFIFQAGAKIGRQLIAGSRRAFGADGAALVQRMADSVRSTVVGLVVVGLGEGALLGIAYAVTGVPHATLLGMLTAVAAMLPFCAPIVFLGSALWLLAQGSMIAAAGVAIFGLVVVFVSEHFVRPVLIGGSTRLPFLLVLFGILGGAETFGLLGLFIGPALMTILVVLWTDWARA, encoded by the coding sequence ATGGCGATTTCTTCGCGCACCGAGAACACGCCCAACGCGGCTGAAGCGGCCGATCGCACGCGCAGGATGCAGCGCGCGGCGTCGGCGGTGCTCTATACCGTTCTCGTGGTGATCGCGCTCTATACCGCGCGCACGTTCATTCCGGCTGTCGTGTGGGCTATCGTGATCGCCATCGCGTTGTGGCCCGCGTTCGGCTGGCTGGAGCAGCGTCCCGTGTTCCGGCAGCGTCATACGCTGCTCGCGGTGCTGCTGACGCTCGCGGTCGGCTTGCTCTTCGTGGTGCCGTTCGCCGTTGTCGCGGCGCAGACGGCGGACGAAGCGCACGACCTGCTGCAATGGTTCCACGACGTCCTGCGCACCGGCATTCCGATGCCCGCGTTCGTTCAGTGGCTGCCGACCGGCGCGCAACAGGTCGCGCACTGGTGGCAGGCCAATCTCGCGACGCCGCTGGAGTCGTCGCCTGCGGTGAAAAACCTGCATAGCGCGACGTTCGTGGCGATGACGCGGCATTTCGGCAGCCGCGTCGTGCACGTCCTCGTGCTCTTCGGCTTCATGCTGATGACGCTTTTCTTCATCTTTCAGGCGGGCGCCAAGATCGGCAGGCAGCTGATTGCCGGGTCGCGGCGCGCGTTCGGCGCGGACGGCGCGGCGCTCGTGCAGCGCATGGCCGATTCGGTGCGCAGCACGGTCGTCGGACTGGTGGTCGTAGGCCTGGGCGAGGGCGCGCTGCTCGGTATTGCCTATGCCGTGACCGGCGTGCCGCACGCCACGCTGCTCGGCATGCTGACGGCGGTCGCCGCGATGCTGCCGTTCTGCGCGCCGATCGTCTTTCTCGGCTCGGCGCTGTGGCTGCTCGCACAGGGGTCGATGATCGCGGCGGCGGGCGTGGCGATCTTCGGACTCGTCGTGGTATTCGTCTCCGAGCACTTCGTGCGGCCCGTGCTGATCGGCGGCTCGACGCGCCTGCCGTTTCTGCTCGTGCTCTTCGGCATTCTGGGCGGCGCGGAGACGTTCGGGCTGCTCGGGCTCTTCATTGGCCCGGCGCTGATGACGATTCTCGTCGTGCTCTGGACCGACTGGGCTCGCGCCTGA
- a CDS encoding TetR/AcrR family transcriptional regulator yields MSTQSTGNGRRTPTGVKSQQRVRDILQAGRDVFAEKGYDAATTAEIALRAGISEATVFSYFSGKRALCARVIADWYDEIIDAFESGLPREGSIRQQFAFIVRTHLRLMLVNGTGLCSLVLSEGRTKQHDLSDTLTELQRRYTAPLMDVLARGQTLGQIRADVSLRLLRSLVFGPMEHVLWDATLAKRRLSQAQIETTADELVDVLWAALQPPNARLAALARFRQDVEDASRRFEESGQAPGADSPT; encoded by the coding sequence ATGTCCACGCAATCCACCGGAAACGGCCGCCGGACGCCCACCGGCGTCAAATCTCAGCAGCGCGTGCGCGACATCCTGCAAGCAGGCCGCGATGTCTTCGCCGAAAAAGGCTACGACGCGGCGACCACTGCGGAAATCGCGCTGCGCGCGGGCATTTCGGAGGCGACCGTTTTCAGCTACTTCAGCGGCAAGCGGGCGCTGTGCGCGCGCGTGATCGCGGACTGGTATGACGAAATCATCGATGCGTTCGAGAGCGGCCTGCCGCGCGAAGGCTCGATTCGGCAACAGTTCGCCTTTATCGTGAGAACGCATCTGCGGCTGATGCTCGTCAACGGCACCGGCTTATGTTCGCTGGTGCTGTCGGAAGGCCGCACGAAACAGCATGATTTGTCGGACACGCTGACTGAATTGCAGCGCCGCTACACCGCACCGTTGATGGACGTGCTCGCGCGCGGGCAGACGCTCGGGCAGATACGCGCGGACGTGTCGCTGCGTCTGTTGCGCTCGCTCGTCTTCGGGCCGATGGAGCACGTGCTCTGGGACGCGACGCTCGCGAAGCGCCGCCTGAGCCAGGCTCAGATCGAGACGACGGCGGATGAACTGGTGGACGTGTTGTGGGCGGCGCTGCAGCCGCCGAATGCTCGGTTGGCGGCGCTCGCAAGGTTCAGGCAGGATGTGGAGGATGCGTCGCGGCGGTTCGAGGAAAGTGGTCAGGCGCCGGGAGCGGACTCCCCTACTTGA